The Radiobacillus deserti genomic interval TATCTTCTCTTGATCTGGCTCGTACTCATACGAGCTTTTAGAACCAGAGCCTTGAGAAATATCCGTTAAAGGTAATAGCTTGCGAGATGTTACTTCTTGAGAAATAGCACTTACGTAATGGTTATAGTAAATGTTTAATTCATCGATTTCTTCATCGATATACATTTGAACCGTTTCGTTCGCTAATTCCTTCACATCCGCAAAGCTCGGTTGATCACCAATGCCAACGATTTCCTTTGAAACTGAGAAGCCACGCTTCACAAAGAAATCTCTTCCGATTCGACCAATTACGATAATCGTATATTCGTCCGCAGAACTATGGCGTTGTGTAATGTCTCGATATACCGTTCTTAGGATACTACTGTTATATGCACCAGCGAGACCACGGTCTGAAGTGATCACAAAGTATCCCACTTTTTTCACGGCTCGTTGTTTCAACATTGGATGCTGAATATTCGAATCGTTCGCTGCGATACTTGCTACTACTTCTTGGATTTTATCGCTGTATGGTACAAAGGATTTTGCATTTTGCTCTGCCTTGCTAAGCTTCGAAGCAGAAACCATGTGCATCGCCTTTGTAATTTGCTTTGTTTTCTTACGAGAACTAATTTTCTTCTCGATATCTCTTAATGATGCCACGTCTTTCACCGTCCTTTCTTACAAGGATTTCGACCTATTGAGCCTTACGCAGATGGTACGAATGTTTTCTTGAATGCTTCTACAGCACCATTCATATCCTCTGCTTCCCCAAGATTTCCTGTCTCACGGATTGATAACAATAAATCAGCTTTATTGTTATCTAACCATACATGGAATTCAGACTCAAAGCGAGTAATGTCTTCCACAGGAATATCATCTAGATATCCATTAACAAGTGCGTAGATAATCATCACTTGTTTTTCTACATCAAGTGGTTTGTGAAGGCCTTGCTTTAACACTTCTACAGTACGTGCACCACGATTTAGCTTCGCCTGCGTTGCCGCATCAAGGTCTGAACCGAATTGTGCGAAGGATTCTAGTTCACGGTAAGAAGCTAGGTCTAGACGTAGCGTACCTGAAACTTTTTTCATCGCTTTAATTTGTGCAGAACCACCTACACGGGATACAGAAAGACCTGGGTTAATCGCTGGACGAACACCAGAGAAGAATAGATCAGACTGCAAGAAAATTTGTCCATCTGTGATGGAAATAACGTTTGTCGGGATATATGCGGAGATATCCCCTGCTTGTGTTTCAACGAATGGAAGTGCTGTTAAAGAACCGCCACCCTTTGCATCACTAAGCTTCGCAGCACGCTCTAGTAAACGAGAGTGCAAGTAGAATACATCCCCTGGGAATGCTTCACGACCTGGAGGTCTACGTAGTAACAAGGAAAGTTCACGGTACGCTGCCGCTTGTTTGGACAAGTCATCATATACTACTAATACGTGTTTTCCGTTGTACATAAATTCTTCACCCATAGACACCCCTGTATATGGAGCTAGGTAAAGAAGTGGTGCAGGGTCAGACGCACCTGCAGATACAACAATAGTGTAATCAAGTGCACCGTATTTACGTAACGTTTCTACCGTTCCACGAACCGTAGATTCTTTTTGGCCAATCGCTACATAAATACAAATCATATCTTGACCTTTTGGATTCAGGATTGCATCAATTGCTACTGTTGTTTTACCAGTTTGACGGTCTCCAATGATTAGCTCACGTTGTCCACGTCCGATTGGTACTAGTGCATCAATTGCTTTAATACCTGTTTGAAGTGGTTCATGAACGGATTTACGATCCATTACCCCTGGAGCTGGTGATTCAATTGGACGAGCTTTACTTGTCTCAATTGCACCCTTCCCATCGATTGGTTGTCCAAGTGGATTTACTACACGTCCTAGTAATTCCTCACCAACAGGCACTTCCATAATACGGCCAGTACGTTTCACTTCGTCTCCTTCACGGATTTCCGTGTAAGGGCCTAAGATAACGATACCAACATTGTTTTCTTCTAAGTTCTGTGCCATACCCATGACACCATTTGAAAATTCAACGAGCTCCCCAGCCATGACATTATCAAGGCCGTGTGCACGTGCGATACCGTCACCAATTTCGATAACTGTACCAACATCAGATACTTGGATATCTGATTGATAGTTTTCAATCTGCTGTTTAATCAGTGAACTGATTTCTTCAGCTTTTATGCTCATGCCATTTCACCCCTATCATCCTTAATTAGCTGACACTATGCTTCGCTCTAGACGAGTAAGCTTTCCAGAAATCGATCCATCATATATGGTGTTCCCAATTCTAATCTTGATTCCACCGATAATGCTTGGATCTACAATGTTTTCTATTTTCAATACGTTGATGTTTAGCTTCTTCGCAAACACCTTAGAAATCTCTTCTTGTTCATCAATCGATAACTCACGAACAGAGTAGACTTTCGCTTCTGCGATGCCTTTCATTTCGTTTGCTAACGCAATAACATGTGTGATCACATCCGGAATAGATTCTTCACGGTGACGATCCACAAGAATAAATAGTGTATGAAGCACTTCATTCGAAAAGTCTTTTAGTGATTCTTTTAGTAGGTTCTTTTTATCAGAACCATTTACTTTCGGGTTTGTTAAAAAAGTTAAAAGCTCTGGGCTTTGCTTCACAATTTCGTCCAAAGCACGCATTTCTTCTTCTAACTCTATTAATCGAGATTTTTCTTGTGCAAGTTGAAAAAGAGCATCTGCATAACGCTTGGAAACTACTGCTTCACTCATCGCTCTTCTCCTACCTCTTTAATATATTCGGAAATCAATTTCTCTTGGTCTTGTGCATTAATCTCTTTTTCAATTACTTTAGTAGCAATTTGTACAGAGAGTGTTGCCACTTGATCTTGAAGCGCTTGAATCGCTTTTTCTTTCTCGTTGTTGATTTCTTCTTGTGCTGCTTCTTTTATACGATCTGCTTCTTTACGAGCAGAAGCAATAATATCTTGTTCTTGCTTTTGACCAGCTTTTTTCGCCTCTTCAATGATCGCTTGTGCTTCTTGACGAGTTTTTTGTAATTGCTCGTTTGCTTCACGAGAAGCACGCTCTGCTTCCTGGCGATTTTTTTCAGCTGTTTCAATTTCGTTCGCGATATGATCTTCCCTTTGTTTCATTACTCCCATTAATGGTCCCCACGCAAATTTACGTAGTAGGACTAGTAATACAATAAAGAAGAAAAGTTGGGCTAGCATGTCTCCAGTAAAAAGACCGCCAATTCCACCACCAGCTTGTATCGTCAACCAACCACCTGTTAATGATTGCACAGATTTCACTCCTTTCGAAACAACAAATAAATCGAATCTGACTTAAACGTTTTTCCTTTACAAATAGGTTCCTAATCGTAAAGGAATGGCGAAAGCACAACTACGTTAGACCTTCGCCATTTACATATAAAATCTGTTACATCACGATTAGTGCGATTACAACAGCGATGATCGGCATTGCCTCTACTAGACCGATACCAATAAACATTGTTGTTTGAAGTGCACTGCGCAATTCTGGTTGACGCGCGATACCTTCTACTGTACGACTTACGATTAGACCGTTACCAATACCAGCACCAAGTGCTGCCAATCCTACTGCTATTGCAGCTGCTAAAGCTCCCATAATGAAAATCCTCCTCATAATATATAAAAGTTTAGTTCTTGTTTTCCCCTATGAACATGGAATGTCAATTTTTTTCAACTGACATCCGTCAGCGGGGTTGAAACCTCACTGGCGGAAGTTTCGAAAATATTATTAATGGTCGCTGCTCACTTTGTGAGACATATAAACCATTGTTAACATAGTGAAAATGAATGCTTGAATGGCACCTACGAATAAACTGAATCCTTGCCAAGCTAGCATCGGGATTGCACCACCTAGGAATCCAAGGACGCCTGAAGCGGTTAGTCCAGCAAGCATAGTTAGTAATACCTCACCTGCGTATATGTTACCGAAAAGACGAAGACCTAACGTTAGCGTATTCGAGAACTCTTCAAGCAACTTAACTGGAAATAAGAACCACATTGGACGGAAATAATCTTTTCCGTACTCTTTGACACCTTTTACTTTAATACCGTAATAATGTGTTAAAACGATAACCATGGCGGATAATGTCAACGTAATCCCCGGGTCGGATGTCGGCGACTTCCACCATAACTGGTGATGACTATCCGTAACCATGAAGGCTACCCCTAATAGGTTGCTGACGAAAATATAGGTGATCAAAGTTAATCCTAATGGAAGAAAGGTTTTCCCTGTTTTCCAGTCCATCGTATCTCCAATAATGCCTTTTACGAAATCAATGACCCATTCCATAAAATTCTGAAGACCCGTTGGCTTCATTTGAAGCCTTCTTGATGCCGTTACACCTAGAATAAACACAATTAGAGATGCAATCGCCATCATTAATACATTAGATAGGTTAAAATCTAACCAAGATATTCCAAACACATCGAGAGCTAAAGGTTTTTCATGTTCCAAATCTTTCACCCCTCTTCCTTATGCAAGTCTCTTGATTTAAGTAGTACAAAATCTATCATAATGACAACATAAGCTGTCATTAATCCAATAATAACTGCTATAAGATGGAAATATTCCTCAAAGCGTAGAGCGATTAATACGGCGGCAGCGCCTGAAGCTAATCGCGTAAAAGTGCCAATGCCCTGCATTCGGCGATTTTGAATGGTAGCTAAGCCTAGCTGATTAATCTTGCGTTGCATAAGCCATAAATTGTAAAAGCTTATAACGGTTCCAAGGAGAAGTCCGAGGAAGATACGAGGATATGGAGTAAATCCCGCACCTAAAACTAAGAGCGATAGAAGGTAGAACATCCACTTACGTTGACGGGTTATCATTCTTTGATATTCATTCATTTCGCTTCCCCCGCAATACTAGTAGGAGTCCTATAACATAGATGTAGAAATCACTTGTGACTATGAATCTTTTTTACTTTTTGTAACCCCTTACTATGCTCATCCTAAAATAGCATACAATAGGGGTTGTCCAATGTCAATCTGTATGTTTATAGAATGTTTTTAACTACAAAGTTATGTATGCTGCACAGTTGGGTTCATAATCATTATCATTATACTAGATGAATGTTATTTTGATTTCGACAAATTTGTGACATTACATAAACTTTACATAATTTAGTGTAAGAGTAAGTGGAATGTAGTGTACTCCTCATTCCACTTACTTTTACTATTTTAATCACTCATAATCTTTACAGGCACTTGCTGATAATAGGTCTCCCCATTTTCCGTTACGATAGTGATATTAGCCAAGTAGCTTCCACTATCGCCTACTTTTCTTCCTTCTATTACTCCTTCCGTTAAGCCTTTCTTAAGCTCTTCAAGCTGGAGCAACGTTCTCTTGAACTGTAACGTCTTTGCATCATATAAATCAACCGTTAACCCTTTGGCACCTCCTGGTAAATATAGCCTGTATTCGTATTTTCCATCGGAGAACGCTTGTAATCCAAATTCAAATCCCATTATCCTAGGGAAATTTGCTTCCTTATTAACAAATAGGTATGGAAGTTCATAGGAGGTTTCATCTGACCTTAAAGTGACCCAACCTTGATTCAATCCTTTTTTCCGTTGTGAAGTTGTTACCTCTAGCGTGATAGGTACTGTCTTTGTCTGCTTAGCCGCTATCGTAAAGGTCTTCGGAAAATGCCAGCGCAATCCCTTTTCTTGCTCTGGTAGTTCAAAGTGATAGGCCTTCGTTTCGTCTGATACATTCTCAATCTCCAGCTTATAGGTCACGTCCTCTTTTAATTTTGTTAATTTTCCAAGTGATAGTAAAGGATTATGAAGGATGGTGTCTGTGTGAATTGCTTTTTTAATTTGCATTCGGCCCATCCCTTGATCAATCGGCTCATACCGGTTTCCTTTTTCATCGCTTATTGGCATTGCCGTCGTCAACAATGCCCCCTTTACTTGCTCCGGTGTCCAGTTCGGATGTGCCTGCTTTACTAAAACAGCTCCCCCAGCAACATGTGGGGCTGCCATACTAGTCCCTTGCAGTTCTTGATAGCCCCCCGGTACGGTGCTATTTATAGCAGCTCCTGGTGCAACAATTTCTGGCTTAATGTCCCATGAAATCGTAACAGGTCCTCGTGAGCTGAATTGTGCCATCTTATCTTCTGTCGTTTCATATTCGGTCGCCATCCATTTGTTTTTTTGGACCATATGTTCTAAGAGCCATTCGCCATCTTTTTTAGAAAGGGAAGCTACAGGTATCGTAATCTCATCGCCTTTATCATTAAGTCCACCTTGAAATGGTCCTTTTTCATTATTGTAGATTAAGACAGCAATCGCTCCTGCTTCCTCCGCTTTTCTCGCCTTTTCTTCAAAAGGAATCTTGCCTCGCTTCATTAGAACTATCTTCCCTTTTGCATCGTTTATTTCTTTTTCACCAATTCCACCATACACAATAGGATACTTTCTTTGTAAACTCCACGGAACTGAATCCATTAAGGTTTGAAGCGGGATTTTCTTATCCGTGAAGGAATCAAACAAATACGGATAGGTTAAAGGAGGCGTAGATGCTCCGACTGAGATAGCTTTATCTGACGTAGCTGGAGAGCCTACCGTCCAATTGTTCGGGCCAGCGTTTCCGTTGGCAATTACGACTGTTACCCCTTTTTCAATTGCTTTGTTTACTGCAACTGTTGTTGGCCAATCTGGGCCGTTCACCGAATTTCCTAAGGACATATTCACAACATCCATTCCATCATTTACAGCTCTTTCTAACGCAGCAATAACCTGTACAGAAGTACCCATTCCGCCTGGACCTAGTGCGCGGTATCCATATAGATCTGCTTCCGGCGCAATCCCTTTCATATTGCCGTTGGCCGCAATGATTCCAGAGACGTGTGTGCCATGAAGGGTTGGCTGACCTTGCTCAGGTAAGGTTTCCATTGGCTCCTTATCTAAGTCAACTAAATCATATCCTCCCTCGTAACTGCTGGTTAAGTCCGGGTGATGAAAGTCGACTCCTGTATCAATAACCCCCACTTTCACACCTTCCCCATTATATGCTAGAGGTTTATCCAGCTGGTTAGCCGGATCTTTCAAGAAAGGAATGCTCGTGTTCACATTTGTTGTGTGATAAGTACGAACTGGATATGTTTTTTCTATGTCTTCCATTAACGTGATTTCCTCGATATCCTGTCGGTTCCCTTTGATCGCGATTGCATTTAGCAACGTATCATACACTTCTACTACTTCTACAAAAGGGTGATGATCCTCTATGTAAGCTTTATGTTGATAGGGATCTCCATCCACTTCCACAATCACGGATAGCTCGTCGGATTCTATTTGGCCGTTCACTTTTATAGGAGTTAACCCGACAATCATGGTTAGTACAATGAATAACTGAGCGACTTTCCTCACAGAATCCTCTCCTCGTTTTTTAGTTCTTATTGTCTGCGGAGCAGAGTAATTCCATGCATGCAATATATATAAAAAAGCCTAGAGAAAAAATCTCTAGACTTATTTCACGTTAAAAGATTGTGGTCTATCCTTTGAGTTATGAAAAAAATAATCAATCGCTTCCGCAATACGCACAGATGCTTGTCCATCTCCATATGGATTCGATGCTTTTGCCATTTTCTCATGTGCATCAGAATCTGATAACAGTTCATTTGCCAGTTGGAAAATAGTCTCTTCATCCGTTCCCGCAAGCTTTAACGTGCCTGCTTCAATCCCTTCAGGTCGCTCTGTTGTATCTCGTAAAACAAGCACAGGTACACCTAGTGATGGCGCTTCTTCTTGAACTCCACCTGAATCTGTTAAAATCAAGTGTGCTCTTGATGCGAAATTATGAAAATCCACTGCATTTAATGGCTCAATGAGCTGAATTCGCTCATCATTTCCTAATATTTCGTTGGCCGTCTCTTGAACTACCGGATTTAAGTGGACAGGGTACACCACTTTCACGTCAGGATGAGCTTGGACTAGTCGCTTAATCGCACGGAACATTTGCTGCATATTCTTCCCTAAGTTCTCTCGTCGGTGGGCGGTCATGAGTACTAATCTACTTTCTCCTAAAGAATCAATAATCGGATGTTGATAGTCCTCACTTACTGTTGTATTCAGTGCATCGATTCCCGTATTCCCGGTGACGAAAATAGAATCCTCTTTCTTGTTCTCCGCTAACAGATTTTGTTTAGATTGCTCGGTTGGCGCAAAATGCAAATCTGCCATAATTCCTGTTAATTGGCGGTTCATCTCCTCTGGATATGGAGAATATTTATCCCACGTCCGTAAACCGGCCTCCACATGTCCAACTGCAATTTGATTGTAATACGCCGCAAGGGAGGCAGCGAATGTAGTCGTTGTATCTCCGTGCACGAGTACGATATCCGGCTTCGTTTCCTTCATCACTTCGTCTAACCCTTCAAGCGCTCTCGTCGTGATTTGAGAAAGTGTTTGTTTCGCTTGCATAATATTTAAATCGTAATCTGGAGTTATGTTGAAGATTTCGAGCACTTGATCAAGCATTTCTCGGTGCTGTGCTGTAACGGTCACAATCGGTTCAAACTTATCCGATTGTTTCTTCAGCTCTAGTACAAGTGGTGCCATTTTAATAGCTTCCGGTCTTGTTCCAAATATCGTCATTACTTTGATTCGGTTACCCATGGATGGTCACCCCATTAGTTAAGATATTATTTCGTTCCAAATAAACGATCCCCGGCGTCTCCAAGGCCTGGTACAATGTAGCCTTTCTCATTTAACTTCTCATCAAGTGCTGCAAGGTAAATGTCTACATCTGGGTGATCTTTCTGAATGACTTCTACGCCTTCAGGTGCAGCAATTAAACACATCAGTTTAATGTTGTTTGCTCCACGTTTTTTTAAAGAATGGATGGCGTCGTTTGCAGACCCTCCGGTTGCAAGCATCGGATCAATCACAATCAGTTCTCTTTCTTCTATATCAGAAGGAAGTTTAATATAGTACTCCACTGGTTTTAATGTGTTCGGATCACGATATAACCCGACATGTCCTACTTTAGCTGCCGGAATAAGACGTAGAATACCATCTACCATTCCAAGACCTGCTCGTAGAATCGGAACTAGTCCTATTTTTTTCCCAGAAAGGATTTTTGTCTTTGCCTCAGTTACCGGAGTTTCAATCGTAATCTCTTCTGTTGGCATATCTCTTGTAATTTCAAAAGCCATAAGACCTGCTACTTCGTCTACTAATTCACGGAATTCTTTCGTTCCTGTTTTCTTATTTCTTATGTATGTTAGCTTATGCTGAATTAACGGATGATCTAACACATATACGTTACCCAAAATCGATCACTCCTTTTAATAGTTACATCCTAAAAATTGTACTGAAAAAACAAAGCTCTTTCAAGCTTAATATTTACTAGACTCCCCATTAGCATTCTCAAAAAAACGCATGAAAAGTCCCTTGCACCATGTCTGGGGCAAGGGACTTTTCATTATTGATAAAGAGGGAAACGGTCCGCTAACGCTTTTACTCGACCTTCCATTTCTTTTAACTTCGCTTCCTCTTCATGATTTTTTAATGTTCCTGCAATAATCGATGCAATCTCATCCATTTCTTCTAACCCAAATCCTCTAGTCGTCACAGCAGCTGTACCGATACGAACACCACTCGTAACAAATGGACTTTCCGGATCGAATGGGATTGTATTTTTATTTGTCGTTACCCCTACATCGTCTAGTGCTTTTTCTGCTACTTTACCAGTTAAGTTCAACGGACGAACGTCTAATAATAATAGATGATTATCTGTACCACCAGAAACGATTCGAATCCCTTCGTTTTGTAAGGCTTCACTCAAACGCTGTGCATTAGCGATGATTTGTTTCGTGTACGTTTTAAAGTCATCTGATAGAGCTTCTTTGAATGCAACCGCCTTAGCTGCGATGACGTGCATTAAAGGGCCCCCTTGAATACCAGGGAAGATGGATTTATCAATTTGCTTCGCATATTCTTCTTTACAAAGAATCATCCCACCACGTGGTCCACGTAACGTTTTATGTGTAGTCGTGGTTACAAAATCTGCATATGGTACTGGGCTTGGGTGAAGACCTGTCGCCACAAGACCAGCAATGTGTGCCATATCAACCATTAAATAAGCACCAACTACATCTGCAATCTCACGGAACTTTTGAAAATCAATTTTGCGAGGATACGCACTAGCACCTGCAACAATGAGCTTTGGTTTTACTTCTTTCGCTTTGTTTAAAATATCTACGTAATTAAGTTGTTCTGTTTCTTGATCCACGCCATATTCTACGAAGTTGTAAAGCTTCCCACTGAAGTTGACCGGACTGCCGTGTGTTAAGTGTCCACCATGGCTTAAGTTCATTCCTAATACGGTGTCACCCGGCTCTAATACCGAGAAATAAACAGCCATATTCGCTTGTGCTCCAGAGTGTGGCTGTACATTTGCATGATCTGCGCCAAATAATTCCTTCGCACGGTCACGCGCAAGATTTTCTGCAACATCTACATACTCACAGCCACCATAATATCTTTTATCTGGATAGCCTTCTGCGTATTTGTTGGTGAGCACAGAACCTTGTGCTTCCATCACAGCTTTCGTAACAAAGTTTTCCGATGCGATCAATTCAATTTTGTCGTTTTGACGCTTTCTTTCATCTTCCATTGCTTGAAAAAGTTCTGGATCGAATTGTTTTACGTGTTCCATCGTAGAATCCCCCTGTACGTGAATTAAATTTTATATAGACATGGTAAACATGTTTATCCTTGTGTAAAACTATCTCATTTGGTTGTCTGGATACTCCGCTCTTTTTCCACCTATCAATTTAGGTCTAGTTCGAGCCGTATTCACTCTCGCATGTCCGACATACCTTTGTTTGAATCGAAGTGGAATGACGACCGGCTTTAGGTGCATACCAATCATCGTTTCTCCGATATCAATCCCTGCATCAGCCAATACAGACTCTACTAAGATAGGATCTCGGAATTGTTTAAATGCATAAGATGCCATGGAACCTCCTGCAGTAGGAACCGGAACAGCCGTTACTTCTGTCCATCCTTTGGTCATTGCCAGTTTCCTTTCCACTACAATCGCTCGGTTTAAGTGTTCACAGCATTGATAAATCACTTCAACTCCAGATCTTTGTTGCAGTTCAGAAAGCTTGTCATATATACATGCTGCTATTTCCTCACTACCAGACGTACCAATTCTTTGACCCGCCACTTCACTTGTGGAGCATCCAACGATAAACAGATGTCCCTTTTTCAAGTAATCACTATCTATCCATTCATCTACTATATCGGCCAGTTCACTTGTCCACTTATTGATGTCTAGATTACTCATAAGGATTCTTACTTTTCCTCGTATTCTGTAATCTTGTTAATACGATTGGCATGGCGACCAGCTTGAAAATCTGCATGTAGCCAAGTTTTTACGATTTCAACGGCAAGTCCTGGTCCGACAACTCGTTCTCCCATAGTTAAAATGTTCGAGTCGTTATGCTCACGTGTTGCTTTCGCACTAAATACATCATGTACTAACGCTGCACGAATTCCTTTTACTTTGTTTGCACTAATGGACATTCCGATACCTGTCCCGCAGATGAGAATTCCTTTATCAAATTCCCCGCTAGCCACTCGCTCTGCAGCGGGAATTGCATAATCCGGATAATCTACGGAACCTTCACAGTTACAACCAATATCCTCAAACTCAATATTTAATTCCTTTAAAAGGTTCGCAATCTCTTCTCTTAAACGGATTCCACCGTGATCAGATGCTAATATAACGCGCATGGAAGAAAACCCCCTATTTTTATTGATTATCGATTTTTTTAATAAGTAAATCTATATACTGTTCTATTTCCGCTAACGTCTCTTGATAAACGGACAGACTGCCACCGAATGGGTCAGAAATGTCCAAGTTAGGCAAGCTACTTTCAAGACGTTGTATCTCTTCTATTTCCGTACTTAGTTTATCATACATTTGCTCATTCCTTAGGAAATTACCTTCTTTATTTAAGATGTTCGCACGCTTTTCTTCAAGTGTAGCATAGGCTTTTTTTAATTGCTCCCAAGCATCGGAGTTATCTTCTAGTACATATTCTTTCAATGTATAAATTTTATCATAATAGTTCGGGAATTGAGCTACTAATGATTGCTTATGCTGTGTCGTCATCGTTAAGACGATTTCCGCCCAATGTAGGGTGTCGGGTGTAACCGGTTGAGATTGATGCTCTAGGGATATACCTTTCGCGGATAATGCATCAACAGATCCTTGTGAAGGTCGCTGACCGAATCCAGCAAATATCCCTGCAGATTGAACCTCAAAATCGGGGCGTCTCTTTTTTAATAATGCTTCTGCCATCGGACTTCTACACGTATTCCCTGTACAAACAAATAAAATCCTCATTGTGTTGGCCTCCAGAACGCTCTCTTTGTGAAAAACTATATCATATCCTTTCCTAAGGGACAAAGAAAGATGTATTTGTGCAACTCCACTGCATGAAACGTAAAAAAGTCAGGAGCTGAATAAACTCCTGACTTTTTTGCCTACCATTAACCAAAAATTATTCGGAGCCCAAAGGCACATAAAATACTGCCACCTAAAAGCTCACTATAAATTCCAAGCAACCCTCTCGCTTTCCTTCCTAGTAACAGGCCCGTCCAGGTTAGAAGCATGCTAAAAAAACCA includes:
- the atpB gene encoding F0F1 ATP synthase subunit A — protein: MEHEKPLALDVFGISWLDFNLSNVLMMAIASLIVFILGVTASRRLQMKPTGLQNFMEWVIDFVKGIIGDTMDWKTGKTFLPLGLTLITYIFVSNLLGVAFMVTDSHHQLWWKSPTSDPGITLTLSAMVIVLTHYYGIKVKGVKEYGKDYFRPMWFLFPVKLLEEFSNTLTLGLRLFGNIYAGEVLLTMLAGLTASGVLGFLGGAIPMLAWQGFSLFVGAIQAFIFTMLTMVYMSHKVSSDH
- the atpG gene encoding ATP synthase F1 subunit gamma — translated: MASLRDIEKKISSRKKTKQITKAMHMVSASKLSKAEQNAKSFVPYSDKIQEVVASIAANDSNIQHPMLKQRAVKKVGYFVITSDRGLAGAYNSSILRTVYRDITQRHSSADEYTIIVIGRIGRDFFVKRGFSVSKEIVGIGDQPSFADVKELANETVQMYIDEEIDELNIYYNHYVSAISQEVTSRKLLPLTDISQGSGSKSSYEYEPDQEKILEVLLPQYAESMIYGTLLDGKASEHAARMTAMQNATDNANQLIDELSLTYNRARQAAITQEITEIVGGAAALE
- a CDS encoding ATP synthase subunit I, whose protein sequence is MNEYQRMITRQRKWMFYLLSLLVLGAGFTPYPRIFLGLLLGTVISFYNLWLMQRKINQLGLATIQNRRMQGIGTFTRLASGAAAVLIALRFEEYFHLIAVIIGLMTAYVVIMIDFVLLKSRDLHKEEG
- the wecB gene encoding non-hydrolyzing UDP-N-acetylglucosamine 2-epimerase, translated to MGNRIKVMTIFGTRPEAIKMAPLVLELKKQSDKFEPIVTVTAQHREMLDQVLEIFNITPDYDLNIMQAKQTLSQITTRALEGLDEVMKETKPDIVLVHGDTTTTFAASLAAYYNQIAVGHVEAGLRTWDKYSPYPEEMNRQLTGIMADLHFAPTEQSKQNLLAENKKEDSIFVTGNTGIDALNTTVSEDYQHPIIDSLGESRLVLMTAHRRENLGKNMQQMFRAIKRLVQAHPDVKVVYPVHLNPVVQETANEILGNDERIQLIEPLNAVDFHNFASRAHLILTDSGGVQEEAPSLGVPVLVLRDTTERPEGIEAGTLKLAGTDEETIFQLANELLSDSDAHEKMAKASNPYGDGQASVRIAEAIDYFFHNSKDRPQSFNVK
- a CDS encoding S8 family serine peptidase, whose protein sequence is MRKVAQLFIVLTMIVGLTPIKVNGQIESDELSVIVEVDGDPYQHKAYIEDHHPFVEVVEVYDTLLNAIAIKGNRQDIEEITLMEDIEKTYPVRTYHTTNVNTSIPFLKDPANQLDKPLAYNGEGVKVGVIDTGVDFHHPDLTSSYEGGYDLVDLDKEPMETLPEQGQPTLHGTHVSGIIAANGNMKGIAPEADLYGYRALGPGGMGTSVQVIAALERAVNDGMDVVNMSLGNSVNGPDWPTTVAVNKAIEKGVTVVIANGNAGPNNWTVGSPATSDKAISVGASTPPLTYPYLFDSFTDKKIPLQTLMDSVPWSLQRKYPIVYGGIGEKEINDAKGKIVLMKRGKIPFEEKARKAEEAGAIAVLIYNNEKGPFQGGLNDKGDEITIPVASLSKKDGEWLLEHMVQKNKWMATEYETTEDKMAQFSSRGPVTISWDIKPEIVAPGAAINSTVPGGYQELQGTSMAAPHVAGGAVLVKQAHPNWTPEQVKGALLTTAMPISDEKGNRYEPIDQGMGRMQIKKAIHTDTILHNPLLSLGKLTKLKEDVTYKLEIENVSDETKAYHFELPEQEKGLRWHFPKTFTIAAKQTKTVPITLEVTTSQRKKGLNQGWVTLRSDETSYELPYLFVNKEANFPRIMGFEFGLQAFSDGKYEYRLYLPGGAKGLTVDLYDAKTLQFKRTLLQLEELKKGLTEGVIEGRKVGDSGSYLANITIVTENGETYYQQVPVKIMSD
- the atpF gene encoding F0F1 ATP synthase subunit B encodes the protein MQSLTGGWLTIQAGGGIGGLFTGDMLAQLFFFIVLLVLLRKFAWGPLMGVMKQREDHIANEIETAEKNRQEAERASREANEQLQKTRQEAQAIIEEAKKAGQKQEQDIIASARKEADRIKEAAQEEINNEKEKAIQALQDQVATLSVQIATKVIEKEINAQDQEKLISEYIKEVGEER
- a CDS encoding F0F1 ATP synthase subunit delta; translation: MSEAVVSKRYADALFQLAQEKSRLIELEEEMRALDEIVKQSPELLTFLTNPKVNGSDKKNLLKESLKDFSNEVLHTLFILVDRHREESIPDVITHVIALANEMKGIAEAKVYSVRELSIDEQEEISKVFAKKLNINVLKIENIVDPSIIGGIKIRIGNTIYDGSISGKLTRLERSIVSAN
- the atpE gene encoding F0F1 ATP synthase subunit C; the protein is MGALAAAIAVGLAALGAGIGNGLIVSRTVEGIARQPELRSALQTTMFIGIGLVEAMPIIAVVIALIVM
- the atpA gene encoding F0F1 ATP synthase subunit alpha — translated: MSIKAEEISSLIKQQIENYQSDIQVSDVGTVIEIGDGIARAHGLDNVMAGELVEFSNGVMGMAQNLEENNVGIVILGPYTEIREGDEVKRTGRIMEVPVGEELLGRVVNPLGQPIDGKGAIETSKARPIESPAPGVMDRKSVHEPLQTGIKAIDALVPIGRGQRELIIGDRQTGKTTVAIDAILNPKGQDMICIYVAIGQKESTVRGTVETLRKYGALDYTIVVSAGASDPAPLLYLAPYTGVSMGEEFMYNGKHVLVVYDDLSKQAAAYRELSLLLRRPPGREAFPGDVFYLHSRLLERAAKLSDAKGGGSLTALPFVETQAGDISAYIPTNVISITDGQIFLQSDLFFSGVRPAINPGLSVSRVGGSAQIKAMKKVSGTLRLDLASYRELESFAQFGSDLDAATQAKLNRGARTVEVLKQGLHKPLDVEKQVMIIYALVNGYLDDIPVEDITRFESEFHVWLDNNKADLLLSIRETGNLGEAEDMNGAVEAFKKTFVPSA